The nucleotide window ATTTTAAAAAGAATTTCACTAAATAGTAATTTAGTGACTTTTCGAACTAATTTTTCACAAGATTTTTTGCCAAAAAAAGTGGCAATTCTTCCAGGTTCAGGCGGAATTTTAGCATGTCTTTTAGCAAAAAAACAAAAAGCCAATCTTGTTATAACTTCTGATCTCAAATGATCAGATCAACTTACGATCATGCATCATAAAATCAAAGTTTTAGAAATTCCCCACCTTATTGAGCAAGTTTTTACTGATAAAATTGCCCAAATATTACAAGAAAAATTTAAAAACATCGAAATTCACAGTTTTAAATTACCTGAAATTTTAAGCGAGGTTAAAATCAAATGATAAAAATTGGATCACATGTACCTTTTAAAAAACCAGATTACCTTTTTGGTGCAATCGATATTTCTCTAAAAAATAAAGCAAATACAGCAATGATTTTTTTAGGCCCACCTCAGTCAACAATGAGAACTAAACCTGAAAATTATAAATTTGAACAGTATGTCGCTGAATTTTCTAAGCAAATTCCGCCTGCTGATATAGTCGTTCATGCTCCTTATATTTTAAATTTAGCTAATCCATTAAAAGCTAATTTTTCTATTGATTTTTTGGTAAAAGAGATTGAAAAAATGAACTTTATAGGGGCAAAATTCCTGGTTTTACACCCTGGTTTTTTCACAACTTATACAAGATTAGAAGCAAAAAATCAGCTTGTAAAGTCACTTAAAGTTATACTTGAAAAAACAAAAAATGTCGAGATTTTACTTGAGACTATGACCGGAAAAGGAACTGAAATGTGTTCAAGTTTTGAAGAAATAGTCGAGATAATTCAAGACCTAAATTCAGAAAGAATTGGGGTTTGCCTTGATACTTGTCATGTCTGAGATGCTGGTTATAATCTTAAAAATTATGCTGAA belongs to Mesomycoplasma ovipneumoniae and includes:
- a CDS encoding deoxyribonuclease IV, with translation MIKIGSHVPFKKPDYLFGAIDISLKNKANTAMIFLGPPQSTMRTKPENYKFEQYVAEFSKQIPPADIVVHAPYILNLANPLKANFSIDFLVKEIEKMNFIGAKFLVLHPGFFTTYTRLEAKNQLVKSLKVILEKTKNVEILLETMTGKGTEMCSSFEEIVEIIQDLNSERIGVCLDTCHVWDAGYNLKNYAEFQQELIKTKIINHIKVIHLNDSANPLGSKKDRHANIDKGFIGLETLQKIVHDPLFDNIPIILETPYVDNKPIYDQEIALLLKK